A window of the Polypterus senegalus isolate Bchr_013 chromosome 4, ASM1683550v1, whole genome shotgun sequence genome harbors these coding sequences:
- the LOC120528177 gene encoding gastrula zinc finger protein XlCGF26.1-like isoform X1, translating into MTREEQRSFTQSMASDSFEGLEHIKQEDCGWGSQVDLCVKVEDCEGRISAFKEEESKGVTVDFKTGLSEGFSVSLEPQDHKIRNSFKQDICEESHSSLQSTDMGQVATQQNSVEVKSELSEFEEKVMDGNGSEGEEQQSSGSVGIGLNRNGSFSPPSFVQTSPHCRLQHRQDKEKMKKSTRGSDHLLCTSLPVVRLRRIKAINTVKQDVHDTDQGALSSVKQFRSQSDRKEKTNQMRLNQYPCSECGKTFRFICHLQRHARIHTGERPYGCSECGKRFTTNSTLQKHRRIHTGEKPYSCSECDKRFAFKSILQNHMRTHTGEKPYWCSECGKQFSERSSLKRHTRIHTGEKPYCCLECGKRFSHKCNLVTHSRIHTRENPYGCSECGKRFTDSSGLQVHTRTHTKEKPYVCSECDKRFTSKEILQTHLRTHTGEKPYHCSGCDKRFSDRSSLKKHLRIHTGEKPYYCSKCSTRFTSKYKLKIHLWTHTGEKPYCCTECGKQLSACSSLKRHKRTHTGEKPYCCSECGKRFTFSSSLWHHAKIHTERKTSCCSECGKQFSYGNCLKRHKRIHTGAKKKNTTCQFHKCIGTKLQT; encoded by the exons ATGACGAGAGAAGAGCAGAGGAGTTTTACGCAGAGCATGGCGTCTGACTCGTTTGAAGGACTGGAGCATATTAAACAAGAGGACTGTGGATGGGGTTCACAAGTGGATTTGTGTGTGAAAGTGGAAGACTGCGAAGGAAGAATTTCAGCTTTTAAAGAAGAGGAGTCCAAGGGGGTGACTGTGGACTTTAAAACTGGGCTTTCTGAAGGTTTCTCAGTTAGCCTTGAACCACAAGACCACAAAATTAGGAACAGTTTCAAGCAAGATATTTGTGAAGAATCTCATTCCAGTTTACAGTCAACTGATATGGGACAAGTGGCTACACAGCAGAATTCTGTGGAAGTGAAGTCAGAGTTATCGGAATTTGAAGAGAAAGTAATGGATGGAAATGGGAGCGAAGGTGAAGAACAGCAGTCATCTGGGAGCGTTGGAATAG GTTTAAATAGAAATGGCagcttctccccaccttcctttgTTCAGACCTCTCCTCATTGCAGACTGCAACACAGACAGGACAAGGAGAAGATGAAGAAATCAACAAGAGGATCAGATCATTTGCTGTGCACTTCTCTTCCTGTTGTGAGGCTAAGAAGGATAAAGGCCATCAACACTGTAAAACAAGATGTACATGATACAGATCAGGGGGCCCTTTCTTCAGTAAAACAGTTCAGAAGTCAATCTGACAGAAAAGAGAAGACAAATCAAATGAGACTGAATCAATAtccctgttctgaatgtgggaaaacaTTCCGTTTTATTTGccatctccaaagacatgcaagaatACACACTGGAGAAAGACCATAtggctgctctgaatgtggcaaaagattcaCCACCAATTCTACACTTCAGAAGCACagaagaattcatactggagaaaagccatatagctgttctgaatgtgataAAAGATTTGCTTTTAAAAGCATACTTCAGAACCACATGAGAACACACAcaggagagaaaccatattggtgttctgaatgtggcaaacaattctctgaGCGTAGCTCTCTTAAGAGGCACACAAGAATTCataccggagagaagccatattgctgtcttgaatgtggcaaaagattttCCCATAAGTGCAATCTCGTAACACATTCAAGAATACATACTAGAGAAAACCCCTATGgatgttctgaatgtgggaaaaggTTCACTGATAGTAGTGGTCTTCAAGTGCACACAAGAACTCATACCAAAGAGAAGCCGTATGTCTGTTCTGAGTGTGACAAAAGATTCACCTCTAAAGAAATACTTCAGACCCACCTCAGAAcccacacaggagagaagccatatcacTGTTCTGGATGTGACAAACGATTCTCTGATCGTAGCTCTCTTAAGAAGCACttaagaattcatactggagagaagccatattactGTTCAAAATGTAGCACAAGATTCACCTCTAAATACAAACTTAAGATCCACCTGTGGactcacacaggagagaagccatattgctgtactgaatgtggtaaacaattaTCTGCTTGTAGCTCTCTTAAGAGGCACAAAAGAACtcatactggagaaaagccatattgttgttctgaatgtggtaaacgatttACTTTCAGTAGCAGTCTTTGGCATCACGCAAAAATTCATACTGAAAGAAAGACATCTTGTTGTTCTGAGTGTGGTAAACAATTCTCTTATGGTAACTGTCTTAAGAGGCACAAAAGAATTCATACTGGTgcgaagaaaaaaaatacaacttgccagTTCCACAAATGCATTGGGACCAAGCTGCAGACCTAA
- the LOC120528177 gene encoding uncharacterized protein LOC120528177 isoform X2 — MVREKWMGEHKKEQCLKRQREATEHGISLSIEVTLNEKSSKRFISVYEPKVSYYSRLARVFAYYDIKCNSWHCPCSKPRMSCLHKYIAKWHLFQTNRELFKRVKSTEDSEEFKIGNTKDTNWSESDSVRKETLYPPKGDGLVKMVTYLYHKKRIPAILPTEVCAPPDFHNFPKHLIPAETSCSLCPGIVPLTDPVLISSKAKIVTFYGTVEGVATYCKQCELCGQVYRFQEWSGGLHNFNDHIILSIHLCLFLRNSLQNHTSIGNAIDILELTTNQKFPKRDCLLHGYLHFEALSAHEYNYSCIRCGFHPPVVVMDLHKKGVFSMPASEIEETPTDYDGKVNVEDFWESVDLEMISRGFVKSNCQNPFVVKPNYHNWAPWIGSHTRKSSAVLNTEFAKIPQVQEPEEASDIFVTEDRLCGELTNLKVAALRKLVKNCGLSPKGSKMDLILRLRNQMQNRATYDKIFQKVWGASGQLCIPFNIC, encoded by the exons ATGGTTAGGGAAAAGTGGATGGGAGAACATAAAAAAGAACAATGCTTGAAAAGGCAACGTGAAGCTACAGAACATGGCATTAGCTTAAGCATTGAGGTCACACTGAATGAGAAAAGTTCAAAGAGGTTCATATCAGTGTATGAGCCCAAAGTGTCCTATTATAGTAGACTTGCCAGGGTTTTTGCATACTATGACATCAAGTGTAATTCCTGGCACTGTCCATGTTCCAAACCACGAATGTCATGTTTgcataaatatatagcaaaatggcATCTTTTTCAGACTAACAGGGAACTTTTTAAGAGAGTTAAGAGCACAGAAGACTCAGAAGAATTCAAAATAGGAAATACAAAGGACACCAACTGGTCAGAATCTGACAGTGTGCGAAAAGAAACCCTTTATCCACCAAAGGGAGATGGTCTTGTTAAAATGGTAACATATCTATACCACAAAAAACGAATTCCAGCAATCCTGCCTACTGAAGTATGCGCTCCACCTGACTTTCATAACTTTCCCAAGCACCTAATACCAGCCGAGACATCGTGTAGCCTCTGTCCAGGAATTGTCCCACTGACTGATCCTGTTCTAATTTCCTCAAAAGCCAAAATTGTTACCTTCTATGGCACAGTTGAAG GTGTAGCCACATATTGCAAACAGTGTGAGCTGTGTGGCCAGGTCTATAGATTTCAGGAATGGAGTGGAGGTCTTCATAACTTTAATGACCACATCATTCTCAGCATTCATTTATGTCTGTTCTTAAGGAACTCGCTCCAG aatCACACTTCCATTGGAAATGCTATAGATATCCTTGAACTGACCACAAACCAAAAGTTTCCCAAGCGAGACTGTCTTTTGCATGGATACCTCCATTTTGAGGCACTCTCAGCACATGAATATAACTATTCTTGCATACGTTGTGGATTTCATCCTCCAGTAGTAGTGATGGACCTTCACAAGAAAGGAGTTTTTAGTATGCCTG CCAGTGAAATAGAAGAAACCCCAACGGATTATGATGGCAAAGTAAATGTGGAAGATTTTTGGGAGTCAGTAGACCTTGAAATGATAAGTCGTGGCTTTGTTAAGA GTAACTGTCAGAATCCATTTGTTGTAAAACCAAACTACCATAATTGGGCACCATGGATTGGTAGCCATACAAGAAAATCGAGCGCCGTGCTCAACACTGAATTTGCTAAAATTCCTCAAGTTCAGGAACCTGAGGAGGCTTCTGATATATTTGTCACTGAAGACAGATTATGTGGTGAGCTCACAAATTTAaag GTTGCTGCATTGAGGAAGTTAGTAAAGAACTGTGGTCTGTCTCCAAAAGGATCCAAAATGGACCTAATACTAAGATTAAGAAATCAAATGCAAAATCGAGCCACCTATGATAAGATTTTCCAGAAGGTTTGGGGAGCGTCAGGTCAGTTATGTATTCCGTTCAATATCTGTTAA